AGCGTTTCTTTCATGGGAATGAGAGTCTGATCTCATTCAATCTGTGCCGAAATTCCCGAAGCCGTGGACTCAACGCGATGCTGCTGTCCGTCACTATCTTACAAAGCCAGAATTGAATGAACTCTAGTGAATTTTCGCATGAAGCGTCCCAAGGGATGGAAACATGAGCAAACAGTTGGCGATTTCTGGCGATCCCTGTTAGCACTATTCTTCAGTTATGGTCTCGGCGCCGGAACCATCTGAAAATCGGTTCCATGCCCGGAACCGATTTTGTGGCGTCATGCATCGAGGGACAAGAAATATCCAGACGGACAAACCAAAGAACATTCCCGTTGAGGCTGATTCTTTTACAAGTGGTCGAAATTGGAAAGTCTTTCTACCAGCCGATGAATCAAATTGTTGCTGCACTCATTCGGAAACCGGCTAGTCATCGAACGGAAGTAATCGATCCTGTGTTGCTCGATGTAAGTCGTCGTCCCAATCATCGGTTTCATCAGCTGTGTCGACTTGCCGTAACAAAACTAAGCCTGATACCGTAACCGGTGAAGAGATTCTAAGGTCAATGAAAGATCTTCGTAAGACCTTTGCCACGTACTACGACCAGCAAATTCCCGAATCGTCAATCGAGATGCTGGGCCATTCAGTTGGGGACGATCACTTATCGTCACTATTCTCGTCGAGACCCGTTGGCGTTTAAACCAATCATGACTTTGCCTCTGCAGTCCACGTTCTCAGCACTTGCAAATCCTATTGATCGTGAATGTCCGTGCTGTCGCCGTGAACTTTGAGGTGCCAACCTGGCTAAACTAAGTAAATCATTCGTCGATGTGTCCCCCGCAAGATACAAGAACCGCGCAAGAGAAGCGTTTCCTGCACTAGACCTGCACTCCTCGGATCGAACTGATCAACTCAGCGATCGATGCTACCGGATGTACTTCCGAACTCAGCGTTTCCTACTTTGGTCGTAACGACCGCAGCAGTTTAGAGAAGGAGCGAAAATACTGAAGTTTCACCAGGTTCGACAGATTGAAACCAACTTCAATTGAGTTCTATGCCCCGGATCGATGTCATTGCGTGGAGTGAGTGCGGCCCGAGCACATCCAGCAATTGCCCCAAACTGATCGGTGCGATAACATTCTGATACACTTCAGAACGTATTTGTAACTTTGCAACGGATTTTGAACAGTGACTCAGGATGTTTTTCAAGCGGACTATTGTGCTGAACGGCTCAAGGCGCTGAGTGATCCTCATCGGTTGCGGATCGTGGCTGCGCTGCGTTACGGCGAACTGACTGTGAGTGATATTGCCGAACTGCTGGAAACGGAAATGGTGACGATCTCACACCATCTGAAAATCATGAAGCACGCCAATCTGGTGGAAGTGCGCCGCGAAGGGCGGTTCATGTACTACCGGTTACATGCTGATTTGCTGCAGTCGAAGGGTCGTGGAGGCAAATTCCTCGATCTCGGGTGCTGCCGACTGGAAGTTCCCGCCGGCTAACATCACGCGAAGTCACTGACGTACATTATTCGAAAAGAATAATCAGATGAAACCAGTCTATATCATGATTGGTGGCTTCCTCGGAGCGGGGAAGACCACAACCATTTCCCGCTTGGCCCGACATTTCATGGAACAAGGGAAACGGATCGGAATCGTCACCAATGACCAGACAACCGACCTTGTGGACACACACAGCCTGCGGTCTCAGGGCTTCGATGTTGGAGAAGTTGCGGGATCGTGTTTCTGCTGCAATTTCGATGCATTGACATCGACAGTCGAAGAGCTTGGCGAAGGGAGTCTACCCGAGATCATTCTCGCGGAACCTGTCGGTAGCTGCACAGATTTGGTGGCCACGGTGATTCGACCGCTGACTGAAGTCTACGGTGTTCCGCTCGACATTGCTCCCTACGGTGTCATCCTGAAACCAAGTCACGGTCTCCGAATCCTGCGTGGCGACAGTGGGAGTGGATTCTCCCCCAAGGCGAATTACATTTTCCGCAAGCAGATCGAAGAAGCTGACTTCGTAGTCATCAATCGAATCGATGAACTCGTCAGCGAAGACGTCGATAAACTTCAGAATCTGATCGAAGCAGAATATCCGGGAAGACCTGTGCTGCGGTGTTCTGCCAGGACAGGCGAAGGCTTCGATGGATTGCTGGCCATGCTGGAGCAACGAGGGCAGTTCGGACGACGAGTTATGGAAGTGGACTACGACGTGTTATGCGGAAGGGGAAGCAGAACTCGGCTGGCTCAACAGCCAGGTCGTTGTAGAAGGAGCATCGGAGTTTTCGCTGGACGAGCTGCTGATGAATCTCATCAGTCGAATCCACAGACGATTGGTCACTGAGGAGTCTGAGGCAGCGCATCTCAAGGTTATTGGGATGTGTGATCTGAGCTATGCGGTCGCGAATCTCGTGAGTAACGCAACCGGTCCGGAACTTTCACTCGCGTCTTCAGCAAAGACTCGATCCGCAAACGTTGTCGTCAACGCACGAGTGGCAACTGACCCATTTGTTTTGGAGCAGATTGTCGGCGAAGAATTGGCGGCCGCGAGTCGAGACCGGGAACTGACACATCAGATTGTCTCACTGCAGAGCTTTCGGCCAGGGCGACCAGTGCCGACACACCGAATCACGTCGTAAG
The nucleotide sequence above comes from Thalassoglobus sp. JC818. Encoded proteins:
- a CDS encoding GTP-binding protein translates to MKPVYIMIGGFLGAGKTTTISRLARHFMEQGKRIGIVTNDQTTDLVDTHSLRSQGFDVGEVAGSCFCCNFDALTSTVEELGEGSLPEIILAEPVGSCTDLVATVIRPLTEVYGVPLDIAPYGVILKPSHGLRILRGDSGSGFSPKANYIFRKQIEEADFVVINRIDELVSEDVDKLQNLIEAEYPGRPVLRCSARTGEGFDGLLAMLEQRGQFGRRVMEVDYDVLCGRGSRTRLAQQPGRCRRSIGVFAGRAADESHQSNPQTIGH
- a CDS encoding metalloregulator ArsR/SmtB family transcription factor; its protein translation is MTQDVFQADYCAERLKALSDPHRLRIVAALRYGELTVSDIAELLETEMVTISHHLKIMKHANLVEVRREGRFMYYRLHADLLQSKGRGGKFLDLGCCRLEVPAG